From a region of the Catalinimonas alkaloidigena genome:
- a CDS encoding MATE family efflux transporter, whose amino-acid sequence MQTLLQHSKKTFLLAYPVVLSQLGHILVGVADSAMVGQLGAAPLAAVSLGNSLFSIVLVMGIGLSFGLTPLVAAADGRKDVAENGRLLRHGNVLLTGAGLVLCGLLWFAVPGLHFLRQPEAVVALTIPYLRVLLFSLIPLMAFQALRQFAEGLSFTRQAMYISVSANLVNILGNWLLINGHWGLPALGLYGAGLSTLFSRILMALGMAVYIFYSRRFAPYRQHQHWSRFSGPVFREILRLGIPISLQMVFEISAFSVAALMVGWLGTYELAAHQIAISLAAVTYMMASGISTAATIRVGNQWGLRNGPELRGVGLSAFVMVILFMASMAAVFILGRDVLTSLYTPDRQVVDIAVQLLIIAAFFQLSDGVQVVALGALRGMSDVRVPTLITLLAYWVIGLPVGYVLGMGLDLGVSGIWYGLLTGLTVAAILLTLRFYRISRTIFATPGRPAPRPQESAIPAP is encoded by the coding sequence ATGCAGACACTCCTTCAACATAGCAAAAAAACGTTTCTGCTCGCCTATCCGGTGGTGCTGAGCCAGTTAGGGCACATCCTGGTCGGAGTTGCCGACAGCGCCATGGTGGGTCAGTTGGGGGCTGCACCGCTGGCGGCCGTTTCGCTGGGCAACAGTTTGTTCAGCATTGTGCTGGTGATGGGCATCGGGCTTTCGTTCGGGTTGACGCCCCTCGTGGCCGCGGCCGACGGACGTAAAGATGTAGCCGAAAACGGACGCTTGCTCCGGCACGGCAACGTGCTGCTGACGGGCGCCGGGCTGGTGCTGTGCGGCCTGCTCTGGTTTGCCGTACCCGGCCTGCATTTCCTCCGCCAACCCGAAGCGGTGGTGGCGCTGACCATCCCCTACCTGCGGGTGCTGCTGTTCTCGCTGATTCCGCTCATGGCGTTTCAGGCACTGCGGCAATTTGCCGAAGGCCTCTCATTTACGCGGCAGGCCATGTACATCTCCGTCTCGGCCAACCTGGTGAACATCCTGGGCAACTGGCTGCTGATCAACGGCCACTGGGGCCTGCCCGCCCTTGGCCTCTACGGTGCGGGCCTTTCGACGTTATTCTCGCGCATCCTGATGGCGCTGGGCATGGCCGTGTACATTTTCTACAGCCGCCGGTTTGCGCCCTACCGCCAACACCAGCACTGGAGCCGGTTTTCGGGACCCGTCTTTCGGGAAATCCTGCGACTCGGCATTCCGATCAGCCTGCAAATGGTATTCGAAATCAGTGCGTTCAGCGTAGCGGCGCTGATGGTCGGCTGGCTGGGCACGTACGAACTGGCCGCGCACCAGATTGCCATCAGTCTGGCCGCTGTCACGTATATGATGGCCAGCGGCATCTCAACGGCCGCCACCATCCGGGTCGGCAACCAGTGGGGCCTGCGCAACGGTCCCGAACTGCGGGGCGTGGGGTTGAGTGCGTTTGTGATGGTGATCCTGTTCATGGCCTCCATGGCAGCAGTGTTCATCCTCGGCCGCGACGTGCTGACGTCGCTCTACACGCCGGACCGTCAGGTGGTAGACATTGCGGTGCAACTGCTCATCATCGCGGCCTTTTTCCAGTTGTCGGACGGAGTACAGGTGGTGGCGCTCGGTGCGCTGCGCGGCATGTCGGACGTGCGCGTGCCGACCCTGATCACGCTTCTGGCCTATTGGGTCATCGGTCTGCCGGTGGGCTATGTACTGGGCATGGGGCTAGACCTGGGCGTTTCGGGCATCTGGTATGGCCTGCTGACCGGCCTGACGGTGGCGGCCATTCTGCTGACGCTGCGCTTCTACCGCATCAGCCGCACGATCTTCGCCACGCCGGGCCGCCCGGCCCCCCGTCCGCAGGAATCGGCGATTCCTGCCCCGTGA
- a CDS encoding SLC13 family permease → MQIALVLGLLILAIVLFATEKISVDLVTLFLLIILVASGIISVSEAYAGFSSDFIVILAAIFVVSGAMQDTGILDRLGVRMVRLAGKRPRRVIAYIMLITGAFSAFMNNTTVTALFVGPAMGWARRLKMPPSKLLMPLAFASILGGTCTLIGTSTNVAVSGYLQKTGMEPIGMFELLPVGAAIFVIGLVYMVLTNRVLMPHREEETLTEAYEMRDYLAEIVVGTDSALIGQRIFASTDLEELHLRVLAVYREDTYTQPDPKTIIQANDRLLVEGKAHDLARARERKNFRIKADMLTDEDLQRDKLRLAEVLVTPRSFLARKTLREVDFRRRYGLVVIAIHRFNSSLREKLGDVRLKIGDLLLVQGREQVVQELRNSRDLAVLGMVRNQPQHAVRGYLSLGAFVVAVLVGTIGWIPLSICFLAAAVFVVGIRTISSDRAYRLIDWRLLILIGGMSAFGTAMENSGTSEFLANGILDLFRAWGPTVIMAGFVVLTVFLTQPMSNAAAALVILPVALRIAADLEVNPRSFGIAIMLAASVSLITPFEPSCILVYGPGRYRFRDFLVVGTPLTLLLIVLIVVMVPIFWPF, encoded by the coding sequence ATGCAAATTGCCCTGGTGCTCGGCCTGTTGATCCTGGCCATCGTGTTGTTCGCCACCGAAAAGATTTCGGTCGACCTCGTCACGCTCTTCCTGTTAATCATTCTGGTGGCTTCGGGCATCATTTCCGTTTCGGAAGCCTACGCCGGTTTCAGTAGCGACTTCATCGTGATTCTGGCGGCCATCTTCGTGGTGAGCGGTGCGATGCAAGACACCGGCATCCTCGATCGCCTGGGCGTCCGCATGGTGCGGCTGGCCGGAAAGCGGCCCCGGCGGGTGATTGCCTACATCATGCTCATTACGGGCGCTTTTTCGGCGTTTATGAACAACACCACGGTAACGGCCCTATTTGTCGGCCCCGCCATGGGGTGGGCGCGTCGTCTGAAAATGCCGCCCAGCAAGCTGCTGATGCCGCTGGCCTTTGCTTCCATCCTGGGTGGAACCTGCACGTTGATCGGCACTTCCACGAACGTGGCGGTCAGCGGGTACCTGCAAAAAACCGGCATGGAGCCCATCGGGATGTTCGAGCTGCTGCCCGTCGGGGCCGCCATTTTTGTCATTGGGCTGGTGTACATGGTGCTGACCAACCGGGTGCTGATGCCCCACCGGGAAGAAGAAACCCTCACCGAAGCGTATGAGATGCGCGACTACCTCGCCGAAATCGTGGTCGGCACGGACTCGGCCCTGATCGGCCAGCGCATTTTTGCCTCGACCGATCTGGAGGAGCTGCATCTGCGCGTGTTGGCCGTGTACCGGGAAGATACCTACACGCAACCTGACCCGAAAACGATCATTCAGGCAAACGACCGCCTGTTGGTGGAGGGAAAGGCGCACGACTTGGCGCGGGCCCGTGAGCGGAAGAACTTCCGGATCAAGGCCGACATGCTGACCGACGAGGATTTACAGCGCGATAAGCTGCGCTTGGCCGAGGTGCTGGTGACGCCCCGCTCGTTCCTGGCACGCAAAACCCTGCGGGAAGTCGACTTCCGGCGACGGTACGGACTGGTGGTGATCGCCATCCACCGTTTCAACTCCTCTCTGCGCGAAAAACTGGGCGATGTGCGGCTGAAAATCGGGGACCTTCTGCTGGTGCAGGGGCGGGAGCAGGTGGTGCAAGAATTGCGCAACAGCCGCGATCTGGCCGTCCTGGGCATGGTGCGCAACCAGCCACAGCATGCTGTGCGCGGCTATCTCTCGCTGGGCGCTTTTGTGGTGGCTGTCCTTGTGGGAACCATCGGGTGGATACCGCTTTCCATCTGCTTTCTGGCGGCGGCCGTGTTTGTGGTCGGCATTCGTACCATCAGTTCCGACCGCGCGTACCGCCTGATCGACTGGCGCTTGCTGATCCTGATCGGGGGCATGAGCGCCTTCGGCACGGCCATGGAGAACTCGGGAACGTCGGAGTTTCTGGCCAACGGCATTCTGGATCTGTTCCGGGCCTGGGGGCCGACGGTGATTATGGCGGGGTTTGTGGTGCTGACCGTATTTCTGACCCAGCCCATGTCGAACGCCGCCGCTGCGCTCGTCATTTTGCCTGTCGCGTTGCGCATCGCGGCCGATCTGGAGGTAAACCCCCGTTCGTTCGGCATTGCCATTATGCTGGCCGCGTCGGTGTCGCTGATCACCCCCTTCGAGCCTTCGTGCATTCTGGTCTACGGCCCCGGTCGCTACCGTTTTCGCGATTTTCTGGTGGTGGGCACACCGCTGACGCTGCTGTTGATCGTGCTGATCGTTGTAATGGTGCCGATTTTCTGGCCCTTCTGA
- a CDS encoding DUF2779 domain-containing protein: MRGVQCAKSLFLYKNHIQWRDRPTAEQQSRFARGQEVGTLARQLFPGGKDAAALGGRKLARVVEKTRELLAAGESVIYEAAFAHEGVGVQLDILVRRDDKYYAYEVKSSVRVSETYELDASVQYYVITGSGLPLADISIVYLNEAYVREEGPLDLQQLFRQRSVRDVAGFHAPAIRRKIDLLKGVLDRATAPEIDIGPHCHRPYPCDFQGSCWRTVPKHSVFEMADLPVARQFALYRQGMVRMKDVPEAALDRPEQRVQAKAHRTRRPQTDHKALYHFLEPLAYPLYFLHWNAFRTALPGPVGTSPYQLLPFAFGLQYRRSSDEAPRHLEQLAEPEGFPPDDATWRPDPRPFFVKHLLRYTERPGHIVVWEKESLQPLLRDLARVYPAQAEALHERAGRLVSLAEPFRRKWLYKTTMQGKSDWETIRQTMLDDPSRSPFENDWTMEQFYLMWRPGEDLFSREEGQQQFGQHLRDHSEALMRLWEELEQLFRPVLKS, encoded by the coding sequence ATGCGGGGGGTACAGTGTGCTAAGTCGCTGTTCCTCTACAAGAACCATATCCAGTGGCGCGACCGCCCCACGGCCGAACAGCAGAGTCGCTTCGCACGGGGGCAGGAGGTCGGCACGCTGGCACGCCAGTTGTTTCCGGGCGGGAAAGATGCCGCCGCGCTGGGCGGACGGAAGCTGGCTCGCGTGGTGGAAAAGACACGGGAGCTGCTGGCCGCCGGCGAATCGGTCATCTACGAAGCCGCCTTTGCGCACGAAGGTGTGGGGGTACAGCTCGATATTCTGGTGCGGCGCGACGACAAGTACTACGCCTACGAAGTGAAAAGTTCGGTGCGCGTCTCCGAAACCTACGAGCTGGATGCTTCGGTCCAATACTACGTCATTACGGGCAGCGGCCTGCCCCTGGCCGACATTTCGATCGTGTACCTGAACGAGGCGTACGTGCGGGAGGAGGGACCGCTCGACTTGCAACAGCTGTTTCGGCAACGTTCCGTACGCGACGTGGCGGGGTTTCATGCTCCCGCCATTCGCCGGAAGATCGATCTGTTGAAAGGCGTGCTGGATCGCGCGACCGCGCCGGAAATAGACATCGGCCCGCACTGCCACCGGCCTTATCCGTGCGATTTCCAGGGCAGCTGCTGGCGTACTGTACCCAAACATTCGGTCTTCGAAATGGCCGACCTGCCCGTGGCCCGTCAGTTTGCCCTGTACCGGCAGGGTATGGTGCGGATGAAAGACGTGCCGGAGGCGGCCCTCGACCGTCCCGAGCAGCGGGTGCAGGCCAAAGCCCACCGCACGCGCCGCCCGCAAACCGATCACAAAGCGCTCTACCATTTCCTGGAGCCGCTGGCTTATCCGCTCTATTTTCTGCATTGGAATGCCTTCCGCACGGCCCTTCCCGGTCCGGTCGGTACCTCACCGTACCAGCTTCTTCCCTTTGCGTTCGGGTTGCAGTACCGCCGTTCGTCCGACGAGGCCCCCCGCCACCTGGAGCAACTGGCCGAGCCCGAAGGTTTTCCGCCCGACGATGCGACATGGCGGCCCGATCCGCGCCCCTTTTTTGTGAAACACCTGCTGCGCTATACCGAGCGCCCCGGACACATCGTCGTCTGGGAAAAAGAATCGCTGCAACCCCTGCTGCGCGACCTGGCACGCGTGTATCCGGCACAGGCCGAGGCCCTGCACGAGCGGGCCGGGCGGCTGGTTTCGCTGGCGGAACCGTTCCGCCGCAAGTGGCTCTACAAGACCACGATGCAGGGCAAGAGCGACTGGGAAACCATTCGGCAGACGATGCTGGACGACCCCTCCCGGTCGCCGTTCGAGAACGACTGGACCATGGAACAGTTTTACCTGATGTGGCGGCCCGGCGAAGACCTCTTCAGTCGGGAGGAGGGACAGCAGCAGTTTGGGCAGCACCTGCGCGATCACTCAGAAGCGCTTATGCGGTTATGGGAAGAACTCGAACAATTATTTCGGCCGGTTCTGAAGTCCTGA
- a CDS encoding SixA phosphatase family protein: protein MPSTKKLYLLRHAKSDWSQPGQRDFDRELNERGYRDAPLMGQVLHRKKVVPQVIYASPARRTTLTAELVAPALPYPAEAVHYVKLLYECSLQTMLTFISRLDDQYDEVMIIGHNPTMTYTAEHLSGESLGNVPTCGVVSLAFEVDTWEAVAGRSATLEWFEYPKKYL, encoded by the coding sequence ATGCCTTCTACCAAAAAGCTATACCTGCTGCGCCATGCCAAATCGGATTGGTCTCAACCGGGACAGCGCGATTTTGACCGGGAACTCAACGAACGGGGCTACCGCGACGCCCCGCTGATGGGGCAGGTGCTGCACCGGAAAAAGGTCGTGCCGCAGGTGATTTACGCCAGCCCTGCGCGGCGCACCACGCTGACGGCCGAGCTGGTCGCACCGGCGTTGCCGTACCCTGCCGAGGCGGTTCACTACGTGAAACTTCTCTATGAATGCAGTTTGCAGACGATGCTGACGTTCATCTCCCGCCTCGACGATCAGTACGATGAGGTGATGATCATCGGGCACAACCCGACCATGACGTACACGGCCGAGCACCTGAGTGGCGAAAGCTTGGGCAACGTTCCGACGTGCGGCGTGGTGAGCCTGGCCTTCGAGGTCGATACCTGGGAAGCCGTAGCGGGCCGGAGCGCCACGCTGGAATGGTTCGAGTACCCGAAGAAGTACCTGTGA
- a CDS encoding metal-dependent hydrolase: MEVTYYGHSCFLVKTGKHQLLFDPFITPNELAKEVDVNSIKPDYVLLSHGHQDHMADAEQILKQSGATLVGQFELTAWFGNKGVEKTHPMNTGGKWDFDFGSVRLTPAVHSSSFPDGSYAGTASGFVVEAGGNTFYYAGDTDLFGDMKLIGERFKPQFAFLPIGDNFTMDAEAALVAARYVGVTKVIGMHYDTFPYIKIDKAAVQARAREEGIELLLPAVGETITL; this comes from the coding sequence ATGGAAGTAACCTATTATGGTCATTCGTGTTTTTTGGTGAAAACCGGGAAACATCAGCTCTTGTTTGATCCGTTCATCACGCCCAACGAGCTGGCCAAAGAGGTAGACGTCAACAGCATAAAGCCCGATTATGTCCTGCTTTCTCACGGACACCAGGACCACATGGCCGATGCCGAGCAGATCCTGAAACAATCCGGGGCTACGCTGGTAGGGCAATTCGAACTAACCGCCTGGTTCGGCAACAAAGGCGTTGAAAAAACGCACCCGATGAACACCGGCGGCAAGTGGGACTTCGACTTCGGTTCCGTGCGGCTGACTCCGGCCGTTCACTCCAGCAGTTTCCCGGACGGAAGCTACGCCGGAACGGCCTCGGGTTTTGTCGTTGAGGCTGGTGGTAACACTTTTTACTACGCAGGCGATACCGATCTTTTCGGGGACATGAAGTTGATCGGAGAGCGCTTTAAGCCTCAATTTGCTTTTCTTCCGATTGGTGATAACTTTACAATGGACGCTGAAGCGGCGCTGGTTGCCGCACGCTACGTTGGCGTTACGAAAGTGATTGGGATGCACTACGACACCTTCCCCTACATTAAAATAGACAAAGCTGCCGTACAGGCCCGTGCCCGCGAGGAAGGCATTGAGCTGCTGCTGCCGGCCGTTGGTGAAACAATTACGCTATAG
- a CDS encoding DUF6252 family protein — translation MMNRSPAPASFLFTCLMLLSSCELFWKHDSDDDPLSKLPPPTQVGNWSFGCLVDGQAGYTVGQPRGQNATGCWAEPSDGGTLTIQAFFATGVGGNMVFWLFDSLGTGLTYPLHNQPAQNQVLFYSTTGLNENYFQSTDPVSGYVTLSRYDPAAKVVSGTFAFTLVNAESDTVRVTEGRFDAPLLW, via the coding sequence ATGATGAACCGTTCTCCTGCCCCGGCCTCTTTCTTGTTCACTTGTCTGATGCTATTGAGTAGCTGTGAATTGTTCTGGAAACACGATTCTGACGACGATCCCCTGAGCAAACTGCCACCGCCTACGCAAGTGGGTAACTGGAGTTTTGGTTGCCTCGTTGATGGGCAGGCGGGTTATACTGTCGGTCAACCCCGAGGGCAAAATGCTACCGGATGCTGGGCCGAGCCCTCGGACGGTGGAACGCTAACGATTCAAGCTTTTTTTGCTACCGGTGTAGGAGGAAATATGGTTTTCTGGCTATTTGACAGCTTGGGTACTGGTCTTACTTACCCTTTGCATAACCAGCCAGCTCAAAATCAGGTTCTCTTTTACAGTACTACTGGATTAAATGAGAATTACTTTCAATCCACTGATCCGGTCAGCGGTTACGTGACCTTGTCGCGCTACGATCCAGCCGCCAAGGTGGTAAGTGGCACGTTTGCTTTTACCCTCGTTAATGCCGAAAGCGATACGGTACGCGTGACCGAAGGCCGCTTCGATGCGCCGCTTCTGTGGTAG
- a CDS encoding N-acetylmuramoyl-L-alanine amidase, giving the protein MRTFLGGLFWLSTLPLFAQLPEPPRLVETRGTYFQKYEVEVGGRQPITLTLERPSTGLALEVNPGQYLTGAYVVAGADTFRLQEDVHQADLTPTPDAARFVRTSFSLPVVFPQAIATVTLFPGPLNGAVLLHTYQAGTAGIYSANRLQAAPASTDDCQPAVIPQSEWRAGLPPPKQGPQSNTVDHLIVHHSATYNSLDNYENVVRNIYLYHTQSNGWNDIGYNFLVAADGTIFAGRDGQGQYEGDDVMGAHFCGKNSGTMGVCMIGTFTDVAPTAAAQQSLVDLLAWKAEKEGIDPLGSSPHHGVVLNNIAGHRDGCSTECPGDQLYALLPNLRTRVDETSCQAGAPLALYPNPAVAEVNVEAEENIWLVVLYDATGRMAHVQYFPGTKRKVQVQGPALRDGLYFVRAFTDAGEQGGKLVLMR; this is encoded by the coding sequence ATGCGCACTTTTTTAGGGGGGCTTTTCTGGCTCAGTACCCTGCCTCTTTTTGCTCAGCTGCCGGAGCCGCCACGGCTCGTGGAAACGCGTGGTACGTATTTTCAGAAGTACGAAGTGGAAGTAGGAGGGCGGCAGCCCATCACCCTGACGCTGGAGCGGCCTTCGACCGGATTGGCCCTGGAAGTGAACCCGGGACAGTACCTGACGGGCGCATATGTAGTGGCCGGTGCCGATACCTTTCGGTTGCAGGAAGACGTACACCAGGCCGACCTGACTCCCACACCCGACGCGGCGCGCTTCGTGCGCACGAGCTTCTCGCTACCGGTCGTTTTTCCGCAGGCGATCGCCACCGTTACGCTATTTCCCGGCCCCCTGAACGGAGCAGTGTTGTTGCACACGTACCAGGCGGGCACGGCCGGAATCTACTCCGCCAACCGACTTCAGGCCGCGCCTGCGTCTACTGACGATTGCCAACCGGCCGTAATTCCGCAGTCGGAATGGCGTGCCGGCTTACCACCGCCCAAACAGGGCCCTCAGTCCAATACGGTCGACCACCTGATCGTCCACCACTCGGCGACGTACAATTCACTGGACAATTACGAAAACGTGGTGCGCAACATCTACCTCTACCATACGCAGTCGAACGGCTGGAACGACATCGGGTACAACTTTCTGGTGGCGGCCGACGGTACCATTTTCGCGGGCCGCGACGGGCAGGGGCAGTACGAGGGCGATGATGTGATGGGCGCGCATTTCTGCGGCAAAAACAGCGGCACGATGGGCGTCTGCATGATCGGCACGTTTACCGACGTGGCACCCACCGCCGCGGCACAGCAGTCGCTGGTCGATTTGCTCGCCTGGAAAGCAGAAAAAGAAGGCATCGATCCGCTCGGCAGCAGCCCGCACCATGGCGTCGTGCTGAACAACATCGCCGGCCACCGCGACGGTTGCTCGACCGAGTGTCCGGGCGATCAACTCTACGCTCTGTTGCCGAACCTCCGCACGCGCGTCGACGAAACGTCCTGCCAGGCGGGGGCGCCTCTGGCGTTGTATCCCAACCCGGCCGTGGCCGAAGTCAACGTCGAGGCAGAAGAAAATATCTGGCTGGTGGTGTTGTACGATGCCACAGGACGGATGGCCCATGTGCAGTACTTCCCCGGCACCAAACGCAAAGTCCAGGTACAAGGGCCCGCCCTCCGCGACGGCCTCTATTTTGTGCGCGCCTTTACCGACGCTGGCGAACAGGGCGGCAAACTGGTGCTGATGCGTTGA
- the topA gene encoding type I DNA topoisomerase, with amino-acid sequence MSKNLVIVESPAKAKTIEGYLGKDFTVKSSFGHVRDLPKDDMAIDLKNGYQPTYEISADKREVISQLKKLAKEAETIWLATDDDREGEAISWHLKEALGLNDDNTRRIVFHEITKQAIQKAIQSPRGIDIDLVNAQQARRVLDRLVGFELSPVLWKKVKAGLSAGRVQSVAVRIVVEREREIDKFQPQSSFKISARFDLPEGKVLNAELPKRFAQEGDAMHYLQQCLGATFSIRTLEKKPGKKSPAPPFTTSTLQQEASRKLGFSVSQTMTLAQKLYESGKITYMRTDSVNLSEEAINAAAREIQSAYGPEYVQTRRYKTKSASAQEAHEAIRPTDFSVSSTGDDRGLERLYELIWKRAIASQMADAQLERTVVNIAIAPQQGEAPADLVAQGEVIKFDGFLKVYIESSDDDEDEEQSGMLPPLTIGQTLDLHGMRATERFSRPPARYTEASLVKKLEEMGIGRPSTYAPTISTVQRRNYVVKESRDGKERTYRELELQKEAIKTKQLTETYGTEKNKLFPTDLAMVVNDFLVQYFPSVIDFSFTATIEKEFDEIANGRLIWNNMIDSFYKEFHPKVESTDDIERATVGTVRELGLDPKTGKLVIVRLGRYGPLAQIGSSDDEEEEKPQFASLRKDQRLETITLEEALELFKLPREVGTFEGKTVTAAIGRFGPYIRHDNKFISIPKGEDPLEISGERAIELIEQKRIADAEKFIKTFEENPDVQVLKGRFGPYIKVGKQNVKIPKDKEPASLTLEECLALAEAAPKKGGRGAAKASADTKEKPKKAATKKASTKAKAKPKAKGTATAKSKTKK; translated from the coding sequence ATGTCAAAAAATCTGGTCATTGTCGAATCGCCAGCGAAAGCGAAAACCATCGAAGGGTACCTGGGTAAGGACTTTACCGTGAAGTCGAGTTTCGGCCACGTGCGCGACCTGCCCAAGGACGATATGGCGATCGATCTCAAGAACGGATACCAGCCTACCTACGAAATTTCTGCCGATAAACGCGAGGTCATTTCGCAACTGAAAAAGCTGGCGAAAGAGGCCGAAACGATCTGGCTCGCGACGGATGATGACCGCGAAGGCGAAGCCATCTCGTGGCACCTCAAAGAAGCGCTGGGCCTGAACGACGACAATACCCGCCGGATCGTCTTCCACGAAATTACCAAACAGGCCATCCAGAAGGCCATTCAGTCGCCACGCGGCATCGACATCGACCTGGTGAACGCACAGCAGGCCCGCCGGGTACTCGACCGACTTGTGGGCTTCGAGCTATCGCCAGTGCTGTGGAAAAAAGTAAAAGCCGGGCTCTCGGCCGGGCGTGTGCAGTCGGTAGCCGTGCGCATCGTGGTTGAGCGCGAGCGCGAAATCGACAAATTCCAGCCGCAGTCTTCGTTCAAAATCTCGGCACGCTTCGACCTGCCCGAGGGCAAGGTGCTGAACGCCGAATTGCCCAAGCGGTTTGCGCAGGAAGGCGACGCCATGCATTACCTGCAACAGTGCCTGGGCGCGACGTTTTCGATCCGGACGCTGGAGAAAAAGCCGGGCAAAAAATCGCCTGCACCGCCGTTTACGACCTCTACGCTGCAACAGGAAGCCAGCCGCAAGCTGGGCTTTTCGGTATCGCAGACCATGACACTGGCGCAGAAACTGTACGAATCGGGGAAAATCACCTACATGCGGACCGACTCGGTGAACCTCTCGGAAGAGGCCATCAACGCCGCCGCCCGCGAAATCCAGAGTGCCTACGGTCCCGAGTACGTACAGACGCGCCGCTACAAAACCAAGTCGGCCTCGGCACAGGAAGCGCACGAAGCCATCCGCCCTACCGACTTTTCGGTTTCGAGCACCGGCGACGACCGGGGACTGGAACGGTTGTACGAATTGATCTGGAAACGGGCCATCGCCTCGCAAATGGCCGATGCCCAACTGGAGCGGACGGTGGTCAACATCGCCATTGCCCCGCAACAGGGCGAAGCGCCGGCCGATCTGGTCGCGCAGGGCGAGGTGATTAAATTCGATGGCTTTCTGAAAGTGTACATCGAAAGCTCCGACGACGACGAGGACGAAGAGCAGTCGGGCATGCTGCCGCCGCTCACCATCGGCCAAACGCTCGACCTGCACGGGATGCGCGCCACGGAGCGTTTCTCGCGCCCCCCGGCCCGCTACACGGAAGCCAGCCTGGTGAAGAAACTGGAAGAAATGGGCATCGGGCGTCCGTCGACGTACGCCCCCACCATCTCGACCGTGCAGCGCCGCAACTACGTGGTGAAAGAATCGCGCGACGGCAAGGAACGCACCTACCGGGAGCTGGAATTGCAGAAAGAAGCGATCAAAACCAAGCAGCTGACCGAAACTTACGGTACGGAAAAGAACAAACTTTTCCCGACCGATCTGGCGATGGTGGTCAACGATTTCCTCGTGCAATACTTCCCGAGCGTCATCGATTTCTCGTTTACGGCGACCATCGAAAAGGAATTCGACGAAATTGCGAACGGCCGGTTGATCTGGAACAACATGATCGACTCGTTCTACAAGGAGTTTCATCCGAAAGTGGAGAGCACCGACGACATCGAGCGGGCCACCGTCGGCACCGTGCGGGAGCTGGGCCTCGATCCGAAAACCGGCAAACTGGTAATCGTACGGCTGGGGCGCTACGGGCCGCTGGCGCAGATCGGCTCTTCGGACGACGAGGAAGAAGAGAAACCCCAATTTGCCAGCCTGCGCAAAGACCAGCGCCTGGAGACCATCACACTGGAAGAAGCGCTGGAACTGTTCAAACTGCCCCGCGAAGTGGGTACGTTCGAAGGCAAGACCGTGACGGCGGCCATCGGTCGGTTCGGGCCATACATCCGGCACGACAACAAGTTCATCTCCATCCCGAAAGGCGAAGATCCCCTCGAAATTTCCGGGGAGCGGGCCATCGAACTGATCGAACAGAAGCGTATTGCCGACGCGGAGAAGTTCATCAAGACGTTTGAAGAAAACCCGGACGTGCAGGTGCTGAAAGGACGGTTCGGGCCGTACATCAAAGTGGGCAAACAGAACGTCAAAATTCCGAAAGACAAAGAACCTGCCTCGCTGACCCTGGAAGAGTGCCTGGCCCTGGCCGAAGCCGCGCCGAAAAAAGGCGGCAGGGGTGCTGCCAAAGCCTCGGCCGATACCAAGGAAAAGCCGAAGAAAGCGGCGACCAAGAAAGCCTCTACCAAAGCCAAGGCAAAACCCAAAGCTAAAGGCACGGCCACAGCCAAGAGCAAAACCAAGAAATAA